From a region of the Nitrospira sp. genome:
- the trxB gene encoding thioredoxin-disulfide reductase, whose amino-acid sequence MRNLVIIGSGPAGLTAAIYAARANLSPLLIEGWQSGGQLTTTTEVENYPGFSKGIMGPELMKEMRGQAERFGTEFLTGDVSAMNLTDRPFRLTIDGEQTVETAALILATGASAIQLGLPNEQRLTGHGVSTCATCDGYFFRGQDLVVVGGGDSAVEEATFLTKFARTVTVVHRRDKLRASKIMQDRAMKNEKISFAWNSVVEDILGKDVVTGVRLKNIVTGASTELTCAGVFVAIGHRPNTDLLKGQVAMDEKGYVLTSQGTATSVAGLFAAGDVQDSKYRQAITAAGSGCMAAIDAERFLESVLHQL is encoded by the coding sequence ATGCGCAACCTTGTCATCATCGGCTCCGGGCCGGCTGGTCTCACCGCCGCCATCTATGCGGCGCGTGCCAACCTGTCGCCGCTTCTGATCGAAGGCTGGCAATCCGGAGGACAACTGACCACCACGACCGAAGTAGAAAACTATCCCGGCTTTTCTAAGGGCATCATGGGACCGGAACTCATGAAGGAGATGCGTGGACAAGCCGAACGGTTCGGGACGGAATTCCTCACCGGCGACGTCTCGGCGATGAATCTCACCGATCGACCATTCCGGTTGACGATCGATGGAGAGCAGACGGTGGAAACCGCAGCCTTGATTCTGGCCACCGGCGCCTCGGCCATTCAGCTTGGGCTCCCGAATGAGCAACGCCTGACCGGGCACGGAGTCTCGACCTGCGCCACCTGCGACGGCTACTTTTTCCGCGGGCAGGACCTGGTGGTCGTCGGCGGCGGCGATAGCGCGGTGGAAGAGGCCACCTTCCTGACAAAATTCGCGCGCACCGTCACCGTCGTGCACCGCCGAGACAAGCTGCGGGCCTCCAAAATCATGCAAGACCGCGCCATGAAGAATGAAAAGATTTCATTCGCGTGGAATTCTGTCGTTGAAGACATTCTCGGAAAGGATGTGGTCACCGGGGTCCGACTCAAGAATATCGTCACCGGTGCCTCCACAGAACTCACTTGTGCCGGCGTCTTCGTCGCCATCGGCCACCGACCCAATACGGATCTGCTGAAGGGGCAAGTGGCGATGGATGAGAAGGGCTACGTCCTCACCTCGCAGGGAACCGCCACCAGCGTCGCCGGCCTATTCGCCGCCGGCGACGTCCAGGACTCGAAATATCGCCAGGCCATTACTGCAGCCGGCTCAGGATGCATGGCCGCCATCGACGCCGAACGGTTTCTGGAATCGGTGCTTCATCAACTCTAG
- a CDS encoding SH3 domain-containing protein, whose translation MTQPRRYWVPLILFCVGLVAWGTEVWAETVYVQAKTAQLRSGKTSLDTVVGNVKYGEALEVVGRDGGWMEVKSASGAKGWIFANKTSSTKPSGTNDTLAKLGQSMRGGDASATTASAGARGLDKASEGYADRAGVSARDREAVDRMTAYQISDQEVEEFMREGGLGEYAK comes from the coding sequence GTGACACAACCACGACGATACTGGGTTCCGCTGATCTTGTTCTGCGTCGGTCTAGTGGCGTGGGGGACCGAGGTCTGGGCTGAAACCGTCTACGTGCAAGCCAAGACGGCGCAACTCCGTTCGGGCAAAACCTCGCTGGACACGGTGGTCGGCAACGTCAAGTACGGGGAGGCGCTGGAGGTGGTCGGCCGCGACGGCGGCTGGATGGAGGTCAAGTCGGCCTCCGGTGCCAAAGGCTGGATTTTCGCCAACAAAACATCGAGCACGAAACCGTCCGGTACCAACGATACCCTGGCCAAACTCGGCCAAAGTATGCGCGGCGGTGACGCCTCGGCGACCACGGCGTCGGCCGGTGCCAGGGGGCTGGACAAAGCCTCGGAAGGTTATGCCGATCGTGCCGGCGTATCCGCGCGGGATCGCGAGGCGGTGGATCGCATGACGGCCTACCAGATTTCCGATCAGGAGGTCGAAGAGTTTATGCGGGAGGGAGGACTTGGCGAATATGCGAAATAA
- a CDS encoding response regulator, producing MLVAFCGGHQPAYGYVCDPQGLPACGKDRLLGGTMAQEKILIVDDEVVVAEDIRRQLRSLGYTVVGVVSSGSDAVHQAGAHRPDLILMDVKLKGPIDGIDAARTIHAQYGIPVIYLTAFSDEDTLERARRTLPLAYLIKPFVSSDLRAALELALFRHRVSRIAEQRGRWLDAVVHSMGDAVVTVDPLGRVTLLNPAAEELTGWSQADALGKAIQDVMVILDPMERTPIPHPALHTLATQHPSQSKARSVLLVDRRGEERLMCDRTTVIQDERGEASGVVLVFRPAV from the coding sequence ATGTTAGTTGCGTTCTGCGGAGGGCATCAACCGGCGTATGGATACGTGTGTGATCCGCAGGGCCTGCCTGCTTGCGGCAAGGACCGGTTGCTCGGTGGAACCATGGCACAGGAAAAAATTCTGATCGTCGATGACGAAGTGGTGGTGGCGGAGGACATCAGGCGCCAGCTGCGTTCGCTCGGGTATACGGTGGTCGGCGTCGTCTCGTCCGGGAGTGATGCCGTGCACCAGGCCGGCGCACACCGACCCGATCTCATTCTCATGGACGTAAAGCTGAAGGGGCCGATTGACGGGATCGATGCAGCGCGAACCATTCACGCACAGTACGGCATTCCGGTCATCTATCTGACGGCGTTCTCGGACGAGGACACGTTGGAGCGGGCGAGACGGACGCTTCCCCTGGCGTATTTGATCAAGCCTTTTGTCAGCAGCGATCTGCGGGCGGCGCTGGAACTTGCGCTCTTTCGCCATCGTGTCTCGCGCATTGCCGAGCAACGGGGGCGCTGGCTCGATGCCGTGGTGCACTCGATGGGCGATGCAGTCGTGACTGTTGATCCACTGGGTCGGGTGACGTTGCTCAATCCGGCGGCGGAGGAACTCACCGGCTGGTCGCAAGCCGATGCATTAGGAAAAGCCATTCAAGACGTGATGGTCATCCTGGATCCGATGGAGCGCACGCCGATCCCGCACCCGGCTCTGCATACGCTGGCAACGCAACATCCTTCGCAGTCCAAGGCGCGTTCGGTCCTTCTGGTGGACCGTCGAGGGGAGGAGCGGTTGATGTGTGATCGTACGACCGTGATTCAGGATGAGCGGGGGGAAGCGTCAGGCGTGGTGCTGGTGTTTCGCCCTGCCGTGTAA
- a CDS encoding M48 family metalloprotease, producing the protein MRNNHVLAANLLALSLTVAGCAEVQRAGEDIARQSGNPRLAGAIHGVGNVVGSLFPIGYEEESSIGQAMALQVVARYGGVVDQPELVRYVNLVARAVANTSDRPDIPYRVAILEHDSINAFAAPAGYIFVTRGLLKQVRNEAELAAVLGHEIAHVSQKHILDVIQRSKRLAGVTEAGLSYATSNPTAFKTVIDGAVKKLLDEGLDQGKEMEADTIGEVFTTRVGYDAEAYVGLLTRLRDLKGDDRALFKTHPNFSARIEAVQKTIQGKHLAATGVLLQERFARMTKRI; encoded by the coding sequence ATGCGAAATAATCACGTCCTAGCAGCGAACCTGCTCGCGCTGTCCCTCACCGTGGCCGGCTGTGCGGAAGTGCAACGCGCCGGCGAAGATATCGCACGGCAATCAGGGAACCCGCGGCTGGCAGGGGCCATTCATGGGGTCGGCAATGTGGTCGGCAGTCTGTTTCCCATCGGCTATGAGGAAGAATCGTCGATCGGGCAGGCGATGGCGTTGCAGGTGGTGGCCCGCTATGGCGGTGTCGTCGACCAGCCCGAATTGGTTCGGTATGTGAACCTCGTAGCAAGGGCTGTGGCCAACACCTCGGATCGGCCGGACATCCCCTACCGCGTGGCGATTCTGGAACATGACTCCATCAATGCCTTTGCCGCTCCGGCCGGCTACATCTTCGTGACGCGTGGGCTCCTCAAGCAGGTGCGGAACGAAGCGGAATTGGCTGCGGTGTTGGGACATGAAATCGCCCATGTGAGCCAAAAGCATATTCTCGATGTCATCCAGCGCAGCAAACGCCTGGCCGGTGTCACCGAAGCCGGCCTGTCGTATGCGACGAGCAATCCGACAGCTTTCAAGACGGTGATCGACGGCGCCGTCAAGAAGCTCCTCGACGAAGGACTGGACCAGGGGAAGGAGATGGAGGCCGATACCATCGGCGAAGTGTTCACGACGCGAGTCGGCTACGATGCGGAGGCCTACGTAGGCTTGTTGACGCGCTTACGGGACCTCAAGGGAGACGACCGAGCTTTGTTTAAAACCCATCCGAATTTTTCAGCGCGTATCGAGGCAGTACAAAAAACGATACAGGGTAAGCATCTCGCGGCGACCGGCGTCCTGTTGCAGGAGCGGTTTGCTCGCATGACCAAACGCATCTAG
- a CDS encoding dephospho-CoA kinase, which yields MILVGLTGGVATGKSTVAHMFARCGAIVIDADALAHQVVEPGKPAWREIVRTFGPSVLNPDRTLNRQALGALVFRHPTQLRRLERIIHPRVAREQARRTREAARLKPKSVVIYDVPLLFEAGIDARVDIIVVVTADRASQIARLKRRNGFTRAEAIRRIRNQFPLRRKAAAADYLLDGTTPRPRLFTAVKHLYAELLALA from the coding sequence ATGATTTTGGTAGGCCTGACCGGCGGAGTAGCGACCGGCAAAAGCACGGTCGCACACATGTTTGCGCGTTGCGGAGCAATCGTTATCGATGCCGATGCCTTGGCCCATCAGGTCGTCGAGCCGGGCAAACCGGCCTGGCGCGAGATCGTCAGGACGTTCGGCCCCTCTGTGTTGAACCCGGATCGGACGCTGAACCGGCAAGCGCTGGGCGCGCTGGTCTTCCGGCACCCCACACAACTGCGGCGCCTGGAACGGATCATTCATCCTCGCGTGGCACGAGAGCAGGCCAGACGAACTCGGGAAGCCGCTCGCCTGAAGCCAAAATCTGTCGTCATCTACGATGTCCCACTCTTGTTCGAAGCGGGAATCGACGCGCGTGTGGACATAATCGTCGTGGTCACCGCCGATCGCGCCAGCCAGATCGCTCGCCTGAAGCGCCGCAACGGATTCACGCGCGCCGAAGCCATCCGACGTATCCGCAATCAATTCCCCCTGAGGCGGAAAGCTGCCGCCGCCGACTACCTCCTCGACGGCACCACCCCACGCCCGCGCCTGTTCACCGCCGTGAAGCACCTCTATGCTGAACTCCTCGCCCTTGCCTGA
- a CDS encoding sigma-54-dependent Fis family transcriptional regulator: MQAPTLLIVEDEDRMRRLFELVLKPAGYQLLLARSGDEALRLIQDHDALDMIITDLQLGAISGMQVLEAARQQVPDVPVLIVTGFGTVKSAVEAMQKGAYDYISKPVDNEELKIVIARALQVRQLARDNRTLRAGLQEQFGFDRIVSVSKEMELVKRLAQEVAVTDATVLITGESGTGKDLLARAIHLVSPRAQGPMVALNCAGIPEHLLESELFGYEKGAFTDAKKSKPGRFQIADRGTLFLDEIGELSLTAQAKLLRVLEQHVVEPLGGVRSIPVDIRVIAATNQELPDLIKAGRFRLDLYYRLNVYQLRMPPLRERPEDIEPILAQFLNQARCERGSRIKGIAPETLSILKAYAWPGNVRELHNVVEWLTITCKQDTILPEHLPASLHASPSHPSSTQADTPSLLSLGLSVEEVEKTMLQEALQKSGGNVSEASRLLKITRNTLRYRMAKHNLSQPQG; this comes from the coding sequence ATGCAGGCACCCACGCTCCTGATCGTCGAAGATGAAGACCGCATGCGGCGGCTCTTCGAACTCGTGTTGAAGCCGGCCGGCTACCAGTTGCTGCTGGCGCGATCCGGCGACGAAGCCCTTCGCCTGATCCAAGACCATGACGCACTCGACATGATCATTACGGACCTGCAACTGGGCGCGATCTCGGGCATGCAGGTCTTGGAAGCCGCCCGCCAACAGGTGCCCGACGTACCGGTCCTCATCGTCACGGGGTTCGGAACCGTCAAATCGGCCGTCGAGGCGATGCAGAAGGGCGCCTACGACTACATCTCCAAACCCGTCGACAACGAGGAATTGAAGATCGTTATCGCCCGCGCGCTGCAGGTCCGCCAACTGGCCCGCGACAATCGCACCCTGCGCGCAGGGCTGCAGGAGCAATTCGGATTCGATCGCATCGTCAGCGTCTCCAAGGAAATGGAACTCGTGAAGCGGCTCGCCCAAGAAGTCGCTGTCACCGACGCCACGGTGCTGATCACAGGAGAAAGCGGGACGGGCAAAGACCTGCTGGCGCGCGCGATTCACCTCGTCAGCCCGCGTGCTCAGGGACCGATGGTGGCGTTGAATTGCGCCGGCATTCCCGAACACCTCCTGGAATCCGAGCTATTCGGTTATGAAAAAGGCGCCTTCACCGACGCGAAGAAATCCAAGCCTGGCCGCTTTCAAATCGCCGACCGGGGCACCTTGTTCCTGGACGAAATCGGCGAGCTGAGTCTCACGGCCCAGGCAAAACTCCTGCGGGTGCTTGAGCAGCACGTTGTCGAGCCGCTGGGCGGGGTGCGGAGTATTCCCGTGGATATCCGCGTCATCGCCGCCACCAACCAGGAGTTGCCCGACCTCATCAAGGCGGGGCGGTTCCGCCTAGATCTCTATTATCGTTTGAACGTCTACCAACTCCGCATGCCGCCCCTGCGGGAACGGCCGGAAGACATTGAGCCGATTCTCGCCCAGTTCCTCAACCAGGCCCGGTGTGAGCGCGGCAGCCGCATCAAAGGGATCGCCCCTGAAACACTCTCCATCTTGAAGGCCTATGCCTGGCCGGGAAACGTTCGTGAACTCCACAACGTCGTGGAATGGCTGACCATCACCTGCAAGCAGGACACGATTCTGCCCGAGCATCTCCCGGCTTCATTGCACGCGTCACCATCTCACCCCTCAAGCACGCAGGCCGACACTCCATCGCTCCTGTCGCTGGGCCTCTCCGTCGAGGAAGTGGAGAAGACCATGCTCCAGGAGGCCTTGCAGAAAAGCGGGGGAAACGTGTCCGAGGCGAGCCGTCTGCTGAAGATCACGCGGAACACGCTGCGTTATCGCATGGCCAAGCACAACCTTTCGCAGCCTCAAGGCTGA
- the queG gene encoding tRNA epoxyqueuosine(34) reductase QueG has product MHKTLMAPTLTAQIKQAARDLGFDVVGISGLPAQDAPSHTQQTSPDSLLARLHEWLQRGFHATMAWMARDPPKRADPSVVLPGCRSIISLGMNYYTNERADERQGNGRIARYAWGRDYHDILGERLKQLTTQLNTFAPGYSHRAYVDTGPVMEKAWAQQAGLGWIGKHSNLVSAQFGSWLLLGEILTTLPLEPDEAGTDLCGSCTLCIQACPTGAIVEPYIVDAGRCISYLTIELRGSEPPLPEDLRRNIGNRIFGCDDCLDICPYNHQASPTTEPGFQPVRLTTAPNLQALASMDEQTFTTTFTGSPITRAKHAGFQRNLSWALTNATGSTPPIAPR; this is encoded by the coding sequence GTGCACAAAACCCTAATGGCTCCGACGCTCACCGCTCAGATCAAACAGGCTGCGCGCGACCTGGGATTCGACGTGGTCGGGATCAGCGGCCTTCCCGCGCAAGACGCCCCCTCTCACACGCAGCAGACTTCGCCAGACAGCCTCCTGGCTCGGTTACATGAATGGCTGCAGCGCGGCTTCCACGCCACCATGGCCTGGATGGCTCGCGACCCGCCCAAACGGGCGGACCCGAGCGTGGTGTTGCCCGGCTGCCGCTCGATCATTTCACTCGGGATGAACTACTACACCAATGAGCGCGCCGACGAGCGGCAGGGCAACGGACGTATCGCCCGGTATGCCTGGGGTCGGGACTACCACGACATTCTCGGTGAACGCCTGAAACAGCTGACGACGCAGCTCAACACCTTCGCCCCTGGCTACAGTCATCGCGCCTATGTCGACACGGGGCCGGTCATGGAAAAAGCCTGGGCCCAACAGGCTGGACTCGGGTGGATCGGCAAACATTCCAATCTCGTCTCGGCGCAATTCGGCTCCTGGCTCCTGCTGGGAGAAATTTTGACCACTCTCCCCCTCGAGCCCGACGAGGCCGGCACAGATCTCTGCGGCAGTTGCACACTCTGTATCCAAGCCTGTCCGACCGGCGCCATTGTCGAACCCTATATCGTGGACGCCGGACGCTGTATCTCCTATCTGACCATTGAACTGCGCGGCAGCGAACCGCCCCTGCCGGAAGACCTCCGCCGAAACATCGGCAACCGGATTTTCGGCTGCGACGATTGCCTGGACATCTGCCCCTACAATCACCAGGCATCACCGACCACGGAACCGGGCTTTCAACCCGTCCGGCTGACAACGGCCCCCAACCTCCAAGCACTCGCGAGCATGGACGAACAAACCTTCACGACGACGTTTACAGGGAGCCCGATCACGCGCGCCAAGCATGCCGGATTCCAGCGCAACCTCTCCTGGGCCCTGACCAATGCCACCGGCTCCACCCCACCCATCGCTCCCCGCTAG
- the thiI gene encoding tRNA 4-thiouridine(8) synthase ThiI, whose protein sequence is MHCTIVHYHELALKGRNRDFFEQRLVRNLRLALKDLKIRRIESLQGRIRVTIPDSASPALVIERVRRTCGVSNVLLTESVPLDLRTPDLTLLKQVAERQLAEHTFQSFRVTAKRADKRLPLTSMDVEREVGGYLFDVTGKSVKLKQPDLTLYIELLTNEAHVAARKVQGPGGMPVGTSGKVACLISGGIDSPVAAYRMMKRGCKAVFVHFSGRPLVSRASEEKVQELVQLLTTYQYESRLHIIPFGEIQREIVANAPAPFRVVLYRRIMVRIAQELARRERCWALVTGDSLGQVASQTPENLSVIEDAAELPVLRPLIGMDKIEITEQAQQIGSFATSIEPDQDCCKLFVPLHPSTKTRLDDILRVERSLEISAFVKQGVEKAELSTFIFPS, encoded by the coding sequence ATGCATTGCACCATCGTCCACTACCACGAACTCGCCCTCAAAGGCCGCAACCGCGACTTCTTCGAGCAACGGCTCGTCCGCAATCTCCGGCTGGCATTGAAAGATCTGAAGATTCGACGGATCGAATCGCTGCAGGGGCGCATCCGGGTCACGATTCCCGACTCGGCCTCGCCTGCGCTGGTGATTGAACGTGTCCGACGAACCTGCGGCGTGTCGAACGTCCTCCTCACCGAGTCGGTGCCGCTGGATCTCCGCACACCGGATCTCACGCTGCTCAAGCAGGTTGCAGAACGGCAACTGGCCGAACACACCTTCCAGTCATTCCGGGTGACCGCCAAACGCGCGGACAAACGCCTTCCATTGACGTCGATGGATGTCGAACGCGAAGTCGGCGGGTATCTGTTCGATGTCACCGGAAAATCCGTCAAACTGAAACAGCCCGACCTGACGCTCTATATCGAGCTGCTCACGAATGAGGCGCACGTCGCGGCGAGGAAGGTTCAAGGACCCGGCGGCATGCCCGTGGGAACGAGCGGAAAGGTCGCCTGCTTGATTTCAGGTGGGATCGATTCCCCTGTCGCCGCCTATCGCATGATGAAACGCGGGTGCAAGGCGGTGTTCGTCCATTTCTCGGGCCGCCCGCTGGTCAGTCGCGCCTCGGAGGAAAAGGTCCAGGAACTCGTTCAGTTGCTGACCACCTATCAATACGAATCCCGACTTCACATCATTCCGTTCGGTGAGATTCAACGGGAGATTGTCGCCAACGCTCCGGCCCCCTTTCGCGTGGTCTTGTACCGGCGGATCATGGTCCGGATTGCGCAGGAACTCGCACGCCGTGAACGATGCTGGGCGCTGGTCACCGGGGATAGTCTCGGCCAGGTCGCGTCGCAGACACCCGAGAATCTGTCAGTGATCGAGGACGCGGCCGAACTTCCAGTGCTCCGTCCGCTGATTGGCATGGATAAGATTGAAATTACCGAACAGGCGCAACAGATCGGGAGCTTCGCCACCTCGATCGAGCCGGATCAAGATTGCTGCAAACTCTTTGTTCCGCTCCATCCCAGCACGAAAACCAGACTGGATGACATTCTCCGCGTCGAACGGAGCCTCGAGATCAGTGCGTTCGTGAAACAGGGCGTGGAAAAGGCCGAACTCTCCACGTTCATCTTTCCTTCGTAA
- a CDS encoding right-handed parallel beta-helix repeat-containing protein translates to MTAGVAGAQAEDPATAERAPLVVALDGSGQYRSIQEAVDAAKKGDTILIRPGAYAEDVTIHSKENVRLIGAGMDQVTILGRERVGVFHIGKWPYGATNIEISGITVNEHGGHAMGMFNGRGIHFHHARVKGMLFTQQVEDVRIEDCDIGGSETTGVQFANSQAVMRGNFVHDNDHGVSVAGKSTVRLERNVITRSLFEAVIVNDQSRAVLVGNTFVKNGGGAAFLGTSQNEASGNIISLNSYGFVVGGSSRVLLSYNAMQNSGSNYLRSGNPNQPAPELKPDSDLTVDPRFVDTARDDFRLRADTSLLRIGDFPYLGALPPLTESH, encoded by the coding sequence GTGACTGCTGGAGTGGCTGGTGCGCAGGCGGAAGACCCTGCGACTGCGGAACGTGCGCCTCTGGTGGTGGCCCTGGACGGATCCGGGCAGTACCGGTCCATTCAGGAGGCGGTTGATGCGGCGAAGAAGGGAGACACCATTCTGATCCGACCCGGCGCCTACGCCGAAGATGTCACGATTCACAGCAAAGAAAACGTGAGGCTGATCGGGGCCGGCATGGACCAAGTCACGATCCTGGGGCGTGAACGGGTAGGAGTGTTCCACATCGGCAAGTGGCCCTATGGGGCCACGAACATTGAGATTTCCGGCATCACCGTCAATGAACATGGCGGGCATGCGATGGGCATGTTTAACGGTCGCGGCATTCACTTCCATCATGCGCGTGTGAAAGGGATGTTGTTCACGCAGCAGGTCGAGGATGTGCGGATCGAAGATTGCGACATCGGGGGCAGCGAAACCACGGGGGTTCAGTTTGCGAACTCACAAGCTGTCATGCGAGGAAATTTCGTCCATGACAATGATCATGGGGTCAGTGTCGCGGGCAAGTCCACCGTGCGGTTGGAACGAAATGTCATCACGCGGAGCCTGTTCGAGGCAGTGATCGTCAATGATCAATCCCGAGCCGTCTTGGTCGGGAATACGTTTGTGAAAAACGGCGGAGGGGCCGCGTTTCTTGGAACTTCCCAAAACGAGGCATCCGGGAACATCATCAGCTTGAATTCCTACGGATTCGTCGTAGGCGGCTCCAGCCGAGTGTTGTTGTCCTATAATGCCATGCAGAATTCCGGCTCCAACTATTTACGCTCCGGCAACCCCAACCAGCCGGCCCCCGAATTGAAGCCCGATTCTGATTTGACGGTGGATCCACGCTTCGTTGACACTGCCCGAGACGATTTCAGACTGCGAGCGGATACCTCACTGCTGCGAATCGGTGACTTCCCCTATCTTGGTGCCCTTCCTCCGCTCACCGAATCCCACTAA